A window from Marinagarivorans cellulosilyticus encodes these proteins:
- a CDS encoding BON domain-containing protein has translation MKFSTNLILPLTFSSILAASTALAGDEMENTAENIEKKTEHTYHDAKKTTKDTYKNVKEGTKDAWADVKEGSKNIWENTQDAYNDGVISGKLETALILNEHLNPFEIDIEVEGKKVILEGEVDSEIEKDLAENIAEGIKGVSSVDNRITVDENSDNKREKMSESKDRDFSQYVADASTTASIKTELIANDSVSGLSIDVDTFKDRVVLSGEVNTKAQKSLAEQIVKKRENVTQVINNLTVNS, from the coding sequence ATGAAATTTTCAACTAACCTTATTTTACCCTTAACCTTCTCATCTATTCTTGCAGCAAGTACCGCGCTAGCGGGTGATGAAATGGAAAATACTGCCGAAAATATCGAGAAAAAAACAGAGCACACCTACCACGACGCTAAAAAAACAACAAAAGATACCTATAAAAATGTGAAAGAGGGAACTAAAGATGCTTGGGCAGATGTAAAAGAAGGCTCTAAGAATATTTGGGAAAACACACAAGACGCTTACAATGATGGTGTAATTTCTGGCAAGCTAGAAACAGCTCTTATCCTAAACGAACATTTAAACCCTTTTGAAATCGATATTGAAGTGGAAGGTAAAAAAGTCATCCTTGAAGGCGAAGTCGACTCTGAAATTGAAAAAGATCTTGCCGAAAACATAGCCGAAGGCATTAAAGGCGTTAGCTCCGTAGATAACCGAATAACAGTAGATGAAAATAGCGACAACAAACGAGAAAAAATGAGCGAAAGTAAAGATCGTGACTTTTCTCAGTATGTTGCAGATGCATCCACTACCGCATCAATTAAAACCGAACTAATCGCCAACGACAGCGTATCGGGCTTATCTATTGACGTCGACACTTTTAAAGACCGCGTAGTACTGAGTGGCGAAGTTAATACAAAAGCACAAAAGTCACTGGCTGAGCAGATTGTGAAAAAGCGCGAGAACGTTACTCAAGTCATTAATAATTTGACAGTTAACTCTTAA